A DNA window from Brassica napus cultivar Da-Ae chromosome A4, Da-Ae, whole genome shotgun sequence contains the following coding sequences:
- the LOC106447566 gene encoding uncharacterized protein LOC106447566, with translation MNAAVRAAILRTQSVSSHLKASFFHSTPVLERKRRTSWDSKSNVHRKRFRRMREKQELLRNVNAFASNMFTSWHDEFDYKEPPSSQKRTSWFKKQYAKEPKGKWNGKHGPRNFDFCEVDEDFDIDYIFPGGPRGFSFSFTYEDDEPPRWYRDQSSSRSSRSKHHRIYEDEDDDYTTSTESSDSESESEPNQASHRQALGLSPSGPLNLKDVKHAYRVCALKWHPDRHQGSTKEAAEAKFKLCSVAYQSLCEKLGVN, from the exons ATGAACGCCGCCGTTAGAGCTGCGATTCTCAGAACACAAAGCGTATCCTCTCACCTTAAAGCATCGTTCTTTCATTCCACACCCGTCTTGGAACGCAAACGTCGCACTTCCTGGGATTCG AAATCAAATGTTCACAGGAAGAGGTTCAGAAGAATGAGAGAGAAGCAAGAGTTGCTGCGTAATGTGAATGCCTTCGCATCAAACATGTTTACG AGCTGGCATGATGAGTTTGACTACAAAGAGCCTCCTTCCTCACAGAAGCGAACCTCTTGGTTTAAAAAACAGTACGCCAAGGAACCTAAAGGGAAATGGAACGGCAAACACGGTCCAA GGAACTTTGATTTTTGCGAAGTGGATGAGGACTTTGACATTGATTATATCTTCCCTGGTGGACCTCGAGGTTTCTCTTTCTCATTCACCTATGAAGACGATGAACCTCCTCGATGGTATAGGGACCAGTCATCATCAAGGTCTTCGAGATCGAAACATCATCGAATAtacgaagatgaagatgatgactaTACAACTTCAACAGAGTCAAGTGACTCTGAGAGTGAGTCAGAaccaaaccaagcttctcatAGACAAGCACTTGGTCTTAGTCCTTCGGGTCCTTTAAACCTTAAAGACGTCAAACATGC ATATCGAGTTTGTGCACTAAAATGGCATCCAGATCGTCATCAAGGCTCTACTAAG GAAGCGGCTGAAGCAAAGTTCAAGCTATGCAGTGTGGCTTATCAATCTTTATGCGAAAAGCTAGGAGTGAACTAA
- the LOC111215126 gene encoding uncharacterized protein LOC111215126 yields MRIRKRQVPLPLSSLLPVPLSDLYSNRSPTSAARYFHGQDIDGGSSASLLHLPLIQRDVTSKKEEKALDDDNGDRDDVDVKSCTVASGNNNVNSQGESDSSTQAVEKNQNVVTLRKRRGYTSFEEQEEEEDEEEEEEANKGKKKRKGKKKSSDVLEEGSRCSRVNGRGWRCCQQTLYGYSLCEHHLGKGRVRSTKKSSGGRGGGQKKSVVAVEVKKKKKRVKLGMVKARSINSLLGQTSTSSGVSEISAPSDQFAANDK; encoded by the exons ATGAGGATCCGGAAACGACAAGTGCCTCTCCCTCTTTCGTCTCTCTTACCTGTTCCTCTCTCAGATCTCTACTCTAACCGGTCTCCGACGTCCGCCGCTCGATACTTTCACGGCCAAGACATAGACGGAGGCAGTtctgcttctcttcttcatcttccgcTGATTCAAAGAGATGTGACGAGCAAGAAGGAGGAGAAAGCTTTG gATGATGATAATGGAGATAGAGATGATGTAGACGTGAAGAGCTGTACAGTTGCATCGGGCAA CAATAACGTTAATTCCCAAGGAGAATCCGACTCTTCAACACAAG CTGTCGAGAAGAATCAAAACGTTGTTACTTTGAGGAAGAGAAGAGGCTATACAAGCTTCGAggaacaagaagaggaagaggatgaggaagaagaagaagaagctaataaagggaagaagaaaaggaaaggGAAGAAAAAGAGCAGTGATGTGTTAGAGGAAGGATCAAGGTGCAGCCGAGTTAACGGTAGAGGATGGAGATGTTGTCAGCAAACTCTTTACGGCTATTCTCTTTGTGAGCATCATCTTGGTAAAGGAAGGGTAAGGAGCACGAAGAAAAGTTCCGGCGGTCGTGGCGGCGGCCAGAAAAAGTCGGTGGTGGCCGtggaagtgaagaagaagaagaagagagtgaagCTTGGGATGGTAAAGGCGCGTTCCATAAATAGTTTGCTCGGACAAACCAGCACAAGTAGTGGAGTGAGTGAGATAAGTGCACCTTCTGATCAGTTTGCCGCTAATGATAAGTAA